In the genome of Lagopus muta isolate bLagMut1 chromosome 21, bLagMut1 primary, whole genome shotgun sequence, one region contains:
- the HP1BP3 gene encoding heterochromatin protein 1-binding protein 3 isoform X1, translating into MATDLSEAEPVHHKALPLLTGTQLIHTDKLSEKAEEDTMPIRRSVNSSSRETPPKSKPAEGGEEVKADAEATSEESASAGEEQENETLPAAAPSEAEQPKEPENEEKGETKSSEETKKDDKDQSKEKEKKVKKTIPAWATLSASQLARAQKQTQMAATSRPKMDAILTEAIKACFQKSGASVVAIRKYIIHKYPSLELERRGYLLKQALKRELERGIIRQVKGKGASGSFVVVSNAGKTVQKARDRKKSSSVSTPEQQVKLEDILPLAFTRLCEPKEASYSLIKKYVSQYYPKLKVDIRPQLLKNALQRAVEKGQLEQITGKGASGTFQLKKSGEKPLLGGTLMEDAILSAIVAMNEPKTCSTTALKKYILENHPGTNSNFQVHLLKRTLQRCEKNGWLEQISGKGFSGTFQLCFPYYPSPDVLYPEKQQDEDSEESDEEEEEESEEEEESEDEESEEEEPPPKKRIQKRPPPKSRSRAPPMKRRESKPKPRKTPAARQGKAKPPPKVKTPAKKAKPAAPVIKKPSGGSSSKKPAASGRKEVKPSAKGKSAMRKSLRAKKQQEHGDWGKYGS; encoded by the exons atggcGACTGATCTGTCTGAAGCTGAACCCGTGCATCATAAGGCGCTTCCACTCTTAACGGGAACTCAGCTGATCCACACGGACAAGTTAAGTGAG AAAGCTGAAGAGGACACGATGCCGATCCGCCGCTCCGTGAATTCTTCTTCTCGAGAAACTCCCCCCAAAAGCAAACCTGCTGAAGGTGGCGAAGAGGTGAAAGCAG ATGCAGAAGCCACTTCTGAGGAATCTGCTTCTGCTGGAGAAGAACAAGAGAATGAaaccctgcctgctgctgcacctAGTGAAGCAGAACAGCCAAAGGAACCTGAGAATGAAGAGAAGGGGGAAACCAAGTCCTCAGAAGAAACCAAAAAGGA CGATAAAGATCAGTctaaggaaaaggagaagaaggtGAAGAAGACCATTCCTGCTTGGGCGACTCTTTCTGCTAGCCAGCTGGCTAGGGCACAGAAACAAACTCAGATGGCTGCCACTTCACGTCCGAAGATGGATGCCATTTTAACTGAGGCCATTAAG GCGTGCTTTCAGAAGAGTGGCGCATCAGTTGTTGCGATACGTAAATACATCATCCACAAATACCCTTCCCTGGAGCTGGAGAGAAGAGGCTATCTTCTAAAGCAGGCCTTGAAAAGGGAGCTGGAGAGGGGGATCATCAGGCAG GTGAAAGGGAAGGGAGCTTCTGGAAGTTTTGTGGTGGTGTCTAATGCGGGAAAAACTGTTCAAAAAGCCAGAGACAGAAAG aaaagcagttccGTTTCGACTCCAGAGCAACAGGTGAAGCTGGAAGACATCCTGCCACTGGCTTTCACCCGTCTTTGTGAGCCAAAAGAAGCTTCTTACAGCCTGATCAAGAAATACGTGTCTCAGTATTATCCCAAACTCAAAGTAGACATCAG ACCCCAGCTGTTGAAGAAtgccctgcagagagcagtagAAAAGGGCCAGCTAGAGCAGATCACAGGGAAAGGAGCATCTGGGACATTCCAG CTGAAGAAGTCAGGGGAGAAGCCCCTGTTGGGTGGGACTCTGATGGAAGATGCCATCCTGTCTGCTATTGTGGCCATGAATGAACCGAAGACCTGCTCCACCACAGCACTGAAGAAGTATATCCTGGAAAACCACCCAGGGACCAACTCCAACTTCCAAG tgcATCTACTGAAGAGAACCCTGCAGAGATGTGAGAAGAACGGCTGGTTGGAGCAGATTTCTGGAAAGGGCTTCAGTGGAACCTTTCAGCTTTGCTTCCCTTATTACCCTAG CCCAGATGTGCTCTacccagagaagcagcaggatgaggaCTCCGAAGAATctgatgaggaagaagaggaggaatctgaggaggaagaagaatcTGAAGATGAGGAGTCTGAGGAGGAAGAGCCACCACCAAAGAAGAG GATTCAGAAGAGACCTCCTCCAAAGTCACGGAGCAGGGCTCCTCCGATGAAGCGAAGAGAATCCAAGCCCAAGCCCAGAAAGACCCCTGCAGCCCGCCAGGGGAAAGCGAAGCCCCCACCCAAGGTGAAAACCCCTGCAAAGAAAGCCAAACCAGCAGCCCCTGTCATCAAGAAACCCTCTGGTGGCAGCTCTTCCAAGAAACCAGCAGCTAGCGGGAGGAAGGAGGTGAAACCTTCTGCCAAGGGCAAATCTGCCATGAGGAAATCTCTCCGGgcaaaaaa GCAGCAGGAACATGGTGATTGGGGGAAGTATGGTTCTTAA
- the HP1BP3 gene encoding heterochromatin protein 1-binding protein 3 isoform X3 produces the protein MATDLSEAEPVHHKALPLLTGTQLIHTDKLSEKAEEDTMPIRRSVNSSSRETPPKSKPAEGGEEVKADAEATSEESASAGEEQENETLPAAAPSEAEQPKEPENEEKGETKSSEETKKDDKDQSKEKEKKVKKTIPAWATLSASQLARAQKQTQMAATSRPKMDAILTEAIKACFQKSGASVVAIRKYIIHKYPSLELERRGYLLKQALKRELERGIIRQVKGKGASGSFVVVSNAGKTVQKARDRKKSSSVSTPEQQVKLEDILPLAFTRLCEPKEASYSLIKKYVSQYYPKLKVDIRPQLLKNALQRAVEKGQLEQITGKGASGTFQERRPTWCRGACPDLVWENFVLMLFSSSLENS, from the exons atggcGACTGATCTGTCTGAAGCTGAACCCGTGCATCATAAGGCGCTTCCACTCTTAACGGGAACTCAGCTGATCCACACGGACAAGTTAAGTGAG AAAGCTGAAGAGGACACGATGCCGATCCGCCGCTCCGTGAATTCTTCTTCTCGAGAAACTCCCCCCAAAAGCAAACCTGCTGAAGGTGGCGAAGAGGTGAAAGCAG ATGCAGAAGCCACTTCTGAGGAATCTGCTTCTGCTGGAGAAGAACAAGAGAATGAaaccctgcctgctgctgcacctAGTGAAGCAGAACAGCCAAAGGAACCTGAGAATGAAGAGAAGGGGGAAACCAAGTCCTCAGAAGAAACCAAAAAGGA CGATAAAGATCAGTctaaggaaaaggagaagaaggtGAAGAAGACCATTCCTGCTTGGGCGACTCTTTCTGCTAGCCAGCTGGCTAGGGCACAGAAACAAACTCAGATGGCTGCCACTTCACGTCCGAAGATGGATGCCATTTTAACTGAGGCCATTAAG GCGTGCTTTCAGAAGAGTGGCGCATCAGTTGTTGCGATACGTAAATACATCATCCACAAATACCCTTCCCTGGAGCTGGAGAGAAGAGGCTATCTTCTAAAGCAGGCCTTGAAAAGGGAGCTGGAGAGGGGGATCATCAGGCAG GTGAAAGGGAAGGGAGCTTCTGGAAGTTTTGTGGTGGTGTCTAATGCGGGAAAAACTGTTCAAAAAGCCAGAGACAGAAAG aaaagcagttccGTTTCGACTCCAGAGCAACAGGTGAAGCTGGAAGACATCCTGCCACTGGCTTTCACCCGTCTTTGTGAGCCAAAAGAAGCTTCTTACAGCCTGATCAAGAAATACGTGTCTCAGTATTATCCCAAACTCAAAGTAGACATCAG ACCCCAGCTGTTGAAGAAtgccctgcagagagcagtagAAAAGGGCCAGCTAGAGCAGATCACAGGGAAAGGAGCATCTGGGACATTCCAG GAGCGCCGACCCACCTGGTGCAGAGGAGCTTGTCCTGACCTGGTTTGGGAGAATTTTGTCTtgatgcttttctcttcctccttggAAAATAGCTGA
- the HP1BP3 gene encoding heterochromatin protein 1-binding protein 3 isoform X2 codes for MPIRRSVNSSSRETPPKSKPAEGGEEVKADAEATSEESASAGEEQENETLPAAAPSEAEQPKEPENEEKGETKSSEETKKDDKDQSKEKEKKVKKTIPAWATLSASQLARAQKQTQMAATSRPKMDAILTEAIKACFQKSGASVVAIRKYIIHKYPSLELERRGYLLKQALKRELERGIIRQVKGKGASGSFVVVSNAGKTVQKARDRKKSSSVSTPEQQVKLEDILPLAFTRLCEPKEASYSLIKKYVSQYYPKLKVDIRPQLLKNALQRAVEKGQLEQITGKGASGTFQLKKSGEKPLLGGTLMEDAILSAIVAMNEPKTCSTTALKKYILENHPGTNSNFQVHLLKRTLQRCEKNGWLEQISGKGFSGTFQLCFPYYPSPDVLYPEKQQDEDSEESDEEEEEESEEEEESEDEESEEEEPPPKKRIQKRPPPKSRSRAPPMKRRESKPKPRKTPAARQGKAKPPPKVKTPAKKAKPAAPVIKKPSGGSSSKKPAASGRKEVKPSAKGKSAMRKSLRAKKQQEHGDWGKYGS; via the exons ATGCCGATCCGCCGCTCCGTGAATTCTTCTTCTCGAGAAACTCCCCCCAAAAGCAAACCTGCTGAAGGTGGCGAAGAGGTGAAAGCAG ATGCAGAAGCCACTTCTGAGGAATCTGCTTCTGCTGGAGAAGAACAAGAGAATGAaaccctgcctgctgctgcacctAGTGAAGCAGAACAGCCAAAGGAACCTGAGAATGAAGAGAAGGGGGAAACCAAGTCCTCAGAAGAAACCAAAAAGGA CGATAAAGATCAGTctaaggaaaaggagaagaaggtGAAGAAGACCATTCCTGCTTGGGCGACTCTTTCTGCTAGCCAGCTGGCTAGGGCACAGAAACAAACTCAGATGGCTGCCACTTCACGTCCGAAGATGGATGCCATTTTAACTGAGGCCATTAAG GCGTGCTTTCAGAAGAGTGGCGCATCAGTTGTTGCGATACGTAAATACATCATCCACAAATACCCTTCCCTGGAGCTGGAGAGAAGAGGCTATCTTCTAAAGCAGGCCTTGAAAAGGGAGCTGGAGAGGGGGATCATCAGGCAG GTGAAAGGGAAGGGAGCTTCTGGAAGTTTTGTGGTGGTGTCTAATGCGGGAAAAACTGTTCAAAAAGCCAGAGACAGAAAG aaaagcagttccGTTTCGACTCCAGAGCAACAGGTGAAGCTGGAAGACATCCTGCCACTGGCTTTCACCCGTCTTTGTGAGCCAAAAGAAGCTTCTTACAGCCTGATCAAGAAATACGTGTCTCAGTATTATCCCAAACTCAAAGTAGACATCAG ACCCCAGCTGTTGAAGAAtgccctgcagagagcagtagAAAAGGGCCAGCTAGAGCAGATCACAGGGAAAGGAGCATCTGGGACATTCCAG CTGAAGAAGTCAGGGGAGAAGCCCCTGTTGGGTGGGACTCTGATGGAAGATGCCATCCTGTCTGCTATTGTGGCCATGAATGAACCGAAGACCTGCTCCACCACAGCACTGAAGAAGTATATCCTGGAAAACCACCCAGGGACCAACTCCAACTTCCAAG tgcATCTACTGAAGAGAACCCTGCAGAGATGTGAGAAGAACGGCTGGTTGGAGCAGATTTCTGGAAAGGGCTTCAGTGGAACCTTTCAGCTTTGCTTCCCTTATTACCCTAG CCCAGATGTGCTCTacccagagaagcagcaggatgaggaCTCCGAAGAATctgatgaggaagaagaggaggaatctgaggaggaagaagaatcTGAAGATGAGGAGTCTGAGGAGGAAGAGCCACCACCAAAGAAGAG GATTCAGAAGAGACCTCCTCCAAAGTCACGGAGCAGGGCTCCTCCGATGAAGCGAAGAGAATCCAAGCCCAAGCCCAGAAAGACCCCTGCAGCCCGCCAGGGGAAAGCGAAGCCCCCACCCAAGGTGAAAACCCCTGCAAAGAAAGCCAAACCAGCAGCCCCTGTCATCAAGAAACCCTCTGGTGGCAGCTCTTCCAAGAAACCAGCAGCTAGCGGGAGGAAGGAGGTGAAACCTTCTGCCAAGGGCAAATCTGCCATGAGGAAATCTCTCCGGgcaaaaaa GCAGCAGGAACATGGTGATTGGGGGAAGTATGGTTCTTAA